One window of Oncorhynchus masou masou isolate Uvic2021 chromosome 33, UVic_Omas_1.1, whole genome shotgun sequence genomic DNA carries:
- the LOC135528008 gene encoding bromodomain adjacent to zinc finger domain protein 2A-like isoform X1 gives MEANNHFNYGTHSSVSVNSGLKLSSGDSVYTNGSSMSFPQQEKNMNGEMNVNGSTTVIGSSVSGSQPSTAPYPHMSNHHHQSSMGYDYLWGGQPQYSPAMSLSPGHGMHQKQPPTGVMQQQSQQHFQGHGQYQLNGGMPGSRQPPVVPPPNMNLTGGQYWNRVNPGQQQSSTAMAMGYNSHSVYGAYQSQVHPGIAPSQHHQQQPPQPPPHQQTQQHHHQQQQQPQHYSMVSNGIPYYQHQPQHPPLPAPQPQAQMMPPTSQNFTPPRGSPQHHQMGRGGTGSPLPMAVSSVPMMSPSTMADSGSPQSQTRERSPHGGSVAMPAVMQGRMSEAFKDVDKGYNGMERASVAQRLPKSDSYPPKPPGPPMGPTSDYCQRSKQPMAQHHEMTTLARESALPEPPHSMSAPPPVVSTPPSAKAATPPRVSAPPAVSMAHMSASGPPVVSSSSVTSTPPRNSAPPVSPAPSPPVLGPPPRLSSPPLMLQGLRPFPVTVSTLPSVVSPPSSLSAPSPKPSALSPLLDKSSRPPSVSAPIPVSARPPVSVAHQTAHTTSTPPAVVLTSTMVSALPHSMSVPIPALQQMVQGSRLPPLTSSPPALFGAPQETFWTSSSMSASAPSPAVSTPSVAVMAPPSAVSRPHSAVSSPSISVSSLSQSVSTFPLAVSAPPAVSVSVVSSFPKEVSMPPLTVQGPRALPLSGPPPLTSQTSRDPPLSESPALMSVPLAVMTAPLEVPSAPPLSAPSPPQAPKRMVPPEPEERCMGNMKYMGNMKNPSVEADRVKTSSKIDSAGSPTRQCEKHSIKPLAVIPGTTLHPKNQEDSPGDQVCAEKNDTTPMRDADIPLEKRSLDDNSSVTQITVDESFDESLQVESIRLDSTHMEDLSLTEEDDLSNNSSFDDASRFDETSRLDDTSRMNDTSRLDDISRVDGDNSLFDDTSHTDDDTSRFDDSSRVDGNKSLFDYSARMDDSTHVEETSHVGDTTMDSSFSSVEHSRELTLGDTQTENVSRAEETMDSCLSTKESMLESSLNNTSQMQDSSVDLSQNDISQSSSTCPAKPTPAYKGDREAEVWDIPDSTGTTSTKASAATIMAPPVIMDKGKHTAALSALVESLVGAPLLPLGAPAVPTTDQKTKTPRKPRKPRTQAASIPVPQAPGKAQRKSAIKTPKVERRKKLEVGENKEKGPPRKRKKKIEPVAATGEPEHSAEGLLPGQSGPVTTIGKPCLTSGETPPVIKPKKVRVKKVSVLEPKPHKIAKMDIDTKPNDDDNNVNDGDDSSTAGDTPRRRIATEEQVYFPLLHGWRREIRVKKNEDRLKGETWYYSPCGRRMKQFPEVIKYLNRHQDTAVTREHFSFSPRMPVGDFYEERDSTEGVKWCLLANEEVPSMIMAITGRRGRPPNPDKEMPRPRARRTKGGPVRKPGRPPKPKMVDLLSKVDARMLKRLEAKDGLTEEDKEKLVKIKKKMKRKARMKRKEDNKNKKIRQEKKQAKLDKETKEVKAEPANQEASQPAPPQPPAPEPKKRGPRKKVEVPPPVVETDQERLAKGKRVLGARSKAKALAAARAEAEAAAQAALAAKKQVERRAQAQRRLEERRRQQMILEELKKPTEDMCLTDHQPLPELSRIPGLVLSGVAFSHCLTVVEFLYSYGKVLGLHIPTDVPSLSTLQEGLLGLGDSQSEVQDLLIKLVEAALHDPGLPPYYQSVKILGEKLVDLELTRSTVSEGLRIFLESHGFDMEVCNVLRTKTFLTLNPDTKAAILGFLVEELNGSNIVISEIDNTLENRATYRKNKWIIEGKLRKLKAALARRTGRSEEELYLEERRRSARVAEEENLSLEESGGPMERGSRRRTPKEEPKLNETDSPANASIPELERQIDKLTKRQVFFRKKLLQSSHSLRAVSLGQDRFRRRYWLLPHLGGVLVEGPEEILATEDILVKEVPVTLLKREPKVEEKPTTTPAPPASSPQSQTSLPPKEDPLPGTASLMSSPRARGRPRKIKPEVELHLRTAKCRRRRRSSKSGGEESGPGISPETTTTNGTEDLTQSTFSNCLSQLQGALTNGTEPITGTGPKGRLQEDSVKEMAEKQGQWFNLLPKQPCDKTSLTEPQTPPSKPPKRLPLTPSTLPALAAPLLQSVPDPTPQVTPSPAKPGRRRRRGGSPARRVGARAAAAKRRGRPSSTLFQEIEQQYFTQLVVKPIPASMVRGWWWIKEPEDLTATLQALHPRGIREKVLHKHLGKHMEYLAEVCTRPINDPIFQVKVKEGEALLESLQQPWQVQERALETDVGALRWVEDLEQRVIAADLHLKMAPQNGRSDTDNNTETPAAGFQPYTVPEVDSTRDDLQYYEHDVDPRDDWIVRTKKEWSDLPRVASHPLDLAVLRLANLERNIERRYLKEPLWNLAEVVRLAPLTPEESQMGQMDVMSLESEITPRLRTWRQALDRCRSAPQLCLCLLQLEKAIAWERSVVKVTCQVCRKGDNDEYLLLCDGCDRGCHMYCLRPKVTQVPEGDWFCPTCVSKASDGESPRSNHRSSKQRTRVKKRRYEDDSSDEEAVPSKRSGGGANMATRHKDGGPALSSRYSGDGGRTAGFSPAKRRRMTTRNQPDLTYCEIILMEMESHADAWPFLEPVNPRMVPGYRRIIKNPMDFLTMRERLLQGGYCSCEEFAADAHLVFNNCELFNEDTSEVGMAGHSMKRFFENRWAEFYASKDQ, from the exons ATATGAACGGCGAAATGAATGTGAATGGCAGCACTACTGTTATTGGGTCCAGTGTGTCTGGCTCCCAACCTTCAACAGCCCCATACCCTCATATGagcaaccaccaccaccagagtAGCATGGGCTACGACTACCTGTGGGGAGGACAGCCACAATACAGCCCAGCCATGAGCTTGTCTCCTGGGCATGGCATGCACCAGAAGCAGCCTCCCACTGGGGTGATGCAGCAACAGAGCCAGCAGCATTTCCAGGGTCACGGACAGTACCAACTGAACGGGGGCATGCCTGGGTCCCGTCAGCCCCCCGTGGTGCCACCCCCAAACATGAATCTTACAGGGGGCCAGTACTGGAACAGGGTTAACCCGGGGCAACAGCAGAGCAGCACAGCCATGGCAATGGGGTATAACTCGCACAGCGTGTACGGGGCCTACCAGAGCCAGGTGCACCCTGGGATTGCGCCCTCACAGCATCAccagcagcagcctccacagcCACCCCCTCACCAACAGacacagcaacaccaccaccagcagcagcagcaacctcAGCACTACAGCATGGTGTCCAACGGGATTCCCTACTACCAGCACCAGCCCCAGCACCCACCTCTTCCCGCTCCACAACCTCAGGCTCAGATGATGCCCCCTACCTCCCAGAATTTCACCCCTCCGCGGGGAAGCCCCCAGCACCACCAGATGGGCCGGGGGGGCACAGGCAGCCCCCTCCCCATGGCGGTGTCTTCTGTCCCCATGATGTCACCCTCGACAATGGCGGATAGTGGATCGCCCCAGAGccagaccagggagaggagtccCCATGGTGGTTCTGTAGCGATGCCAGCTGTCATGCAAG GGCGGATGAGTGAAGCGTTTAAGGATGTGGATAAAGGCTACAATGGGATGGAGAGGGCGTCTGTCGCCCAGCGGCTGCCTAAAAGCGACAGCTACCCTCCCAAGCCCCCTGGACCTCCCATGGGGCCCACCAGTGACTACTGCCAGCGCTCCAAGCAGCCAATGGCCCAGCACCATGAAATGACTACCTTAGCGAGGGAGTCTGCGCTGCCTGAGCCTCCACACTCGATGTCGGCGCCTCCCCCTGTGGTTTCCACACCTCCTTCAGCTAAGGCAGCAACCCCTCCTAGGGTCTCTGCACCTCCTGCAGTGTCTATGGCTCATATGAGTGCCTCAGGGCCTCCTGTTGTTTCATCTTCCTCCGTTACTTCTACGCCTCCCCGAAACTCAGCTCCTCCCGTGTCCCCTGCTCCTTCTCCCCCTGTGCTCGGGCCTCCTCCCAGGCTGTCGTCGCCTCCTCTGATGTTACAAGGCCTAAGACCTTTTCCAGTGACTGTGTCCACACTTCCATCAGTCGTATCACCTCCCTCCTCATTGTCTGCACCTTCTCCTAAGCCATCTGCTCTTTCTCCTTTACTGGACAAATCCTCTCGACCTCCATCTGTGTCTGCTCCCATTCCAGTCAGTGCTCGTCCCCCAGTGTCTGTGGCACATCAGACTGCTCACACTACATCTACACCTCCTGCAGTGGTCTTGACTTCTACCATGGTGTCTGCTCTCCCGCACTCCATGTCTGTGCCTATCCCCGCTCTTCAACAGATGGTCCAAGGATCCAGACTACCTCCGCTGACTTCTTCTCCCCCTGCTTTATTTGGAGCACCTCAAGAAACGTTTTGGACTTCGTCATCAATGTCTGCATCTGCTCCTTCCCCAGCGGTGTCTACTCCCTCGGTGGCAGTCATGGCACCTCCCTCAGCAGTGTCCAGGCCTCATTCGGCAGTCAGTTCACCTTCTATATCAGTGTCCTCACTTTCTCAATCAGTGTCTACTTTTCCCCTGGCAGTTTCTGCCCCTCCcgcagtgtctgtgtctgtagtgTCCTCCTTTCCAAAGGAGGTGTCTATGCCTCCTCTAACAGTCCAAGGCCCTAGAGCTCTACCTTTGTCTGGACCTCCTCCTCTCACATCCCAAACCTCCAGAGATCCTCCATTGTCTGAGTCACCTGCCTTGATGTCTGTGCCTCTTGCAGTGATGACTGCTCCTCTTGAGGTACCTTCTGCGCCTCCACTATCCGCCCCTTCTCCTCCACAAGCTCCTAAACGGATGGTTCCCCCAGAGCCAGAGGAGCGATGCATGGGGAACATGAAGTACATGGGGAACATGAAGAATCCCTCTGTAGAAGCAGACAGAGTCAAAACATCATCAAAGATTGATTCCGCAGGGTCTCCGACTCGTCAATGTGAAAAACACTCAATCAAACCCCTCGCAGTTATTCCTGGGACGACACTGCACCCCAAGAACCAAGAGGACTCCCCTGGGGACCAAGTTTGTGCTGAGAAAAATGACACCACCCCGATGAGAGATGCAGACATTCCCCTGGAGAAGAGAAGTCTGGATGACAACTCATCCGTCACACAGATAACAGTTGATGAGTCTTTTGACGAGTCCTTGCAGGTGGAGTCCATACGCCTCGACAGCACCCATATGGAAGACCTCAGCCTCACTGAGGAAGATGACCTCAGTAACAACTCGTCATTTGACGATGCCTCTCGGTTTGATGAAACTTCTAGACTTGACGATACCTCTCGCATGAATGACACATCTCGATTGGATGACATCTCCCGCGTAGATGGTGATAACTCTCTGTTTGACGATACCTCTCACACGGATGATGACACTTCCCGCTTTGACGACAGCTCTCGCGTAGATGGCAACAAATCTCTATTTGACTACAGCGCTCGCATGGATGACAGCACTCACGTGGAGGAAACATCACATGTTGGAGACACTACAATGGATAGCAGCTTCTCCTCTGTGGAGCACTCTAGGGAATTGACTCTGGGGGATACCCAGACAGAGAACGTTTCTCGTGCAGAGGAGACCATGGACAGCTGCCTGAGCACCAAGGAGTCCATGCTGGAGTCCTCTCTGAACAACACCTCTCAGATGCAGGACTCCAGTGTTGACTTGTCCCAGAATGACATCTCTCAGTCAAGCTCAACTTGCCCTGCCAAACCAACCCCAGCCTACAAAG GTGACCGTGAGGCGGAGGTCTGGGATATACCAGACTCCACTGGCACCACCAGCACCAAGGCCAGTGCTGCTACCATCATGGCACCACCTGTTATCATGGATAAAGGCAAGCACACAGCGGCACTCAGTGCCCTGGTGGAAAGCCTGGTTGGAGCCCCGCTCCTGCCCCTAGGTGCCCCAGCCGTGCCCACGACTGACCAAAAGACCAAAACACCAAGGAAACCCAGGAAGCCACGCACTCAAGCAGCCTCCATTCCCG TTCCGCAGGCCCCTGGGAAAGCCCAGCGGAAGTCTGCTATTAAAACTCcaaaggtagagaggaggaagaagctTGAGGTAGGAGAGAACAAGGAAAAGGGACCACctagaaagagaaagaagaagatTGAACCAGTAGCAGCCACAGGAGAGCCTGAACATTCTGCTGAAGGCCTACTTCCTGGTCAAAGTGGACCAGTCACTACCATTGGTAAACCATGTCTGACCAGTGGCGAGACCCCACCAGTGATCAAACCCAAGAAAGTTAGAGTCAAGAAAGTAAGTGTTCTGGAGCCGAAGCCACACAAAATAGCAAAAATGGACATTGACACTAAACCCAATGATGATGACAATAACGTCAACGACGGCGACGACAGTTCCACTGCGG GTGACACTCCTAGAAGGAGGATAGCAACAGAGGAGCAGGTCTACTTCCCTCTGCTCCACGG CTGGAGGAGGGAGATCCGGGTCAAGAAGAATGAGGACCGACTCAAGGGCGAGACCTGGTACTACAGCCCCTGTGGGAGGAGGATGAAGCAGTTTCCTGAAGTCATCAAG TATCTGAACAGGCACCAGGACACTGCTGTGACCAGGGAACACTTCAGTTTCAGCCCCCGCATGCCCGTAGGAGACTTCTACGAGGAGAGGGACTCCACTGAG GGAGTGAAATGGTGCCTCTTGGCCAATGAGGAGGTACCCTCCATGATCATGGCCATCACAGGCCGACGTGGCCGACCTCCAAACCCTGACAAAGAGATGCCCCGGCCCCGAGCTCGTCGTACCAAGGGTGGGCCAGTCCGAAAGCCCGGGAGGCCGCCCAAACCCAAGATGGTGGACCTGCTGAGCAAGGTGGACGCCAGAATGCTGAAGAGGCTAGAGGCCAAGG ATGGTCTGActgaggaggacaaggagaaacTTGTCAAAATCAAGAAGAAAATGAAGAGAAAG GCAAGGATGAAAAGAAAGGAGGATAACAAGAATAAAAAGATCCGACAGGAGAAAAAGCAAGCGAAG CTGGACAAGGAGACCAAAGAGGTGAAGGCTGAACCAGCCAACCAGGAGGCCTCACAGCCGGCCCCACCACAGCCACCCGCCCCTGAGCCCAAGAAGCGCGGCCCAAGGAAGAAGGTTGAGGTGCCGCCACCGGTTGTGGAGACTGACCAGGAGAGGTTGGCCAAGGGGAAAAGGGTGCTGGGGGCCAGGAGTAAGGCCAAGGCCCTGGCTGCGGCCCGGGCAGAAGCGGAGGCTGCGGCCCAGGCAGCCCTGGCAGCTAAGAAGCAGGTGGAGAGGAGGGCCCAGGCCCAGAGAcggctggaggagaggaggagacagcagATGATCCTGGAGGAGCTGAAGAAGCCCACTGAGGACATGTGTCTCACAGACCACCAGCCCCTTCCGGAGCTGTCTCGGATCCCTGGCTTGGTTCTTTCTGGTGTGGCCTTCTCCCACTGCCTGACTGTGGTGGAGTTCCTGTACAGCTATGGCAAGGTGCTGGGCCTCCACATCCCCACTGATGTGCCTAGCCTCAGCACCCTGCAGGAGGGCCTCCTGGGCCTGGGAGACAGTCAAAGCGAGGTCCAGGATCTGCTCATAAAGCTCGTGGAGGCCGCACTACACGACCCAGGCCTGCCACCCTACTACCAG tcgGTGAAGATCCTAGGGGAGAAGCTGGTGGACCTGGAGCTGACTCGCAGCACAGTGTCTGAGGGCCTGAGGATCTTCCTGGAGTCCCATGGCTTTGACATGGAGGTGTGCAACGTGCTGCGGACCAAGACCTTCCTCACCCTCAACCCCGACACCAAGGCTGCCATCCTGGGCTTCCTGGTGGAGGAGCTCAACGGTAGCAACATTGTCATAAG TGAAATTGACAACACACTAGAAAACAGGGCTACTTACAGGAAGAACAAGTGGATCATCGAGGGGAAATTGCGCAA ACTGAAGGCAGCTCTAGCACGGCGTACGGGGCGGTCTGAGGAGGAGCTCTatctagaggagaggaggcgcAGTGCCAGGGTGGCAGAGGAGGAGAACCTCAGTCTGGAAGAGAGCGGCGGCCCCATGGAGAGGGGCAGCCGCCGCCGCACACCCAAGGAGGAGCCCAAACTGAAtgaa ACTGACAGCCCCGCCAACGCCAGCATTCCAGAGTTGGAGAGGCAGATCGATAAGCTAACCAAG CGACAGGTGTTTTTCCGTAAGAAGCTGCTCCAGTCCTCCCACTCCCTGCGGGCGGTGTCTCTGGGCCAGGACCGGTTCCGCCGGAGATACTGGCTCCTGCCCCACCTGGGAGGGGTGCTGGTGGAGGGGCCTGAGGAGATCCTAG cgACAGAAGATATCCTGGTGAAGGAGGTGCCCGTCACTCTTCTGAAGAGGGAACCCAAAGTGGAGGAGAAGCCCACTACCACCCCTGCCCCTCCcgcctcctctccccagtcccagACCTCCTTGCCCCCTAAAGAGGACCCTCTCCCCGGCACCGCCTCTCTTATGAGCAGTCCCAGGGCCCGGGGTCGCCCCCGCAAGATCAAACCAGAGGTGGAGCTACACCTCCGCACCGCCAAGTGTCGCCGCCGTCGCCGTAGCAGCAAGTCCGGCGGGGAGGAGTCGGGGCCAGGCATTTCCCCGGAGACCACCACCACCAATGGAACAGAAGACCTCACTCAGTCCACTTTCAGTAACTGTCTCAGCCAATTGCAGGGCGCCTTAACCAACGGGACGGAGCCAATAACAGGGACGGGACCTAAAGGCAGACTACAAGAGGATAGCGTGAAAGAGATGGCGGAGAAACAGGGGCAGTGGTTCAACCTGCTGCCAAAACAGCCTTGTGACAAAACCTCTCTGACAGAACCTCAGACCCCCCCCAGCAAGCCGCCCAAACGCCTCCCTCTGACCCCCAGCACCCTGCCCGCCCTTGCTGCTCCACTGCTGCAG tctgtACCAGACCCCACACCCCAGgtgacccccagcccagccaaACCAGGGCGCAGGCGGAGGAGGGGTGGCAGTCCCGCCCGCAGGGTTGGCGCTAGAGCGGCTGCAGCTAAGCGTCGTGGCCGCCCTTCTTCCACACTCTTCCAGGAGATAGAGCAACAGTACTTCACTCAGCTCGTTGTCAAGCCCATTCCAGCAT CAATGGTGCGTGGCTGGTGGTGGATAAAGGAGCCTGAGGACCTGACAGCCACCCTGCAGGCCCTGCACCCACGAGGCATCCGGGAGAAGGTGCTCCACAAACACTTGGGCAAACACATGGAGTATCTGGCTGAGGTCTGCACACGGCCCATCAACG ACCCTATATTCCAGGTGaaggtgaaggagggagaggcCCTGCTAGAGTCCCTGCAGCAGCCATGGCAGGTCCAGGAGCGGGCCCTGGAGACAGACGTCGGAGCCCTCCGCTGGGTGGAGGACCTGGAGCAGAGGGTCATTGCCGCCGACCTGCACCTCAAG ATGGCTCCTCAGAATGGAAGGAGCGACACTGACAATAACACGGAAACGCCAGCCGCAGGATTCCAG ccctacaCAGTTCCAGAGGTGGACTCCACGCGTGACGACCTGCAGTACTACGAGCATGATGTGGACCCCCGGGACGACTGGATCGTGCGGACCAAGAAGGAGTGGTCAGACCTGCCCCGTGTGGCCAGCCACCCGCTGGACCTGGCCGTCCTTCGCCTGGCCAACCTGGAGAGAAACATCGAACGGCGCTACCTGAAGGAGCCCCTCTGGAACCTGGCCGAGGTGGTGCGTCTCGCCCCCCTCACCCCCGAGGAGAGCCAGATGGGCCAGATGGATGTCATGAG TCTGGAGAGTGAGATCACCCCCAGATTGCGGACATGGCGCCAGGCCCTGGACCGCTGTCGGAGCGCCCCCCAGCTATGTCTGTGTCTGCTGCAGCTGGAGAAGGCCATCGCATGGGAGAGATCTGTGGTCAAAGTG ACGTGTCAGGTGTGCAGGAAGGGGGATAATGATGAGTACCTGCTGTTGTGTGACGGCTGTGACCGTGGCTGCCACATGTACTGCCTGAGGCCAAAGGTTACCCAGGTGCCAGAGGGGGACTGGTTCTGCCCCACCTGCGTCTCCAAG GCTAGTGACGGTGAGTCACCACGTAGCAACCATCGCTCCTCCAAGCAGAGGACCCGGGTGAAGAAGAGGAGGTACGAAGACGACAGTTCTGACGAAGAGGCGGTGCCCAGCAAACGCAGCGGTGGTGGTGCTAATATGGCAACACGGCATAAGGACGGTGGCCCTGCCTTATCCTCCCGTTACTCTGGAGATGGAGGACGCACAGCGGGCTTCTCACCCGCCAAGCGCCGCCGCATGACCACCCGCAACCAGCCCGACCTCACCTACTGCGA aaTCATCCTGATGGAAATGGAGTCTCATGCTGACGCCTGGCCCTTCCTGGAGCCCGTCAACCCCCGCATGGTACCCGGCTACCGACGCATCATCAAGAACCCCATGGACTTCCTCACCATGAGGGAGAGGCTGCTGCAGGGAGG GTACTGCAGCTGTGAGGAGTTTGCAGCAGACGCCCATCTGGTGTTCAACAACTGCGAGCTGTTCAACGAGGACACGTCCGAGGTGGGCATGGCTGGACACTCCATGAAGCGCTTCTTCGAGAACCGCTGGGCTGAGTTCTACGCGAGCAAAGACCAATAG